The following proteins are encoded in a genomic region of Pagrus major chromosome 16, Pma_NU_1.0:
- the LOC141011151 gene encoding G2/M phase-specific E3 ubiquitin-protein ligase-like isoform X1: MIAFIVIVLRTEPVKETHFRLIWILSHVRRMSSCGSDLRWTPIRPFDLCVSQENVVERGLKMWKRQKNGSPVNPLKVTFLGEPGLDTGALRKEFLSAMVAGIEKRLFEGDGEKGKMPKYLLNDLDDELFRAAGEIFAVSIAQGGPAPRYLQKWCYDFLVSGNLSADDVYDTTHSPLIQAIEEADDMTAHIQDIVDCGYTGKIDMEHKDSILRTI, translated from the exons ATGATTGCCTTTATTGTTATAGTCCTGAGGACAGAGCCTGTAAAGGAGACACACTTCAGGCTGATTTGGATCTTATCTcatg TGAGGAGGATGTCATCATGTGGGTCAGATCTCAGGTGGACACCGATAAGACCTTTTGATTTATGTGTGTCTCAGGAGAATGTCGTGGAAAGAGGTCTTAAGATGTGGAAACGTCAAAAAAATGGCAGTCCAGTTAATCCCTTGAAAGTTACATTCCTGGGTGAGCCGGGGCTCGATACAGGGGCCCTAAGAAAAGAATTTCTGTCTG CAATGGTGGCTGGGATAGAAAAAAGACTTTTTGAAGGTGATGGTGAAAAGGGAAAGATGCCCAAATACTTGCTCAATGACCTGGATGATGAGCTCTTCAG GGCTGCAGGGGAAATTTTTGCAGTGAGCATAGCACAAGGAGGACCAGCACCACGGTACTTGCAAAAATGGTGTTACGACTTCCTTGTTTCTGGCAATCTTTCTGCTGATGATGTCTATGATACCACTCACTCACCACTGATACAAGCA ATTGAAGAAGCAGATGACATGACAGCCCACATCCAAGACATCGTGGACTGTGGCTACACAGGGAAAATAGACATGGAGCACAAAGACAGCATACTGAG GACAATTTGA
- the LOC141011151 gene encoding G2/M phase-specific E3 ubiquitin-protein ligase-like isoform X2: MSSCGSDLRWTPIRPFDLCVSQENVVERGLKMWKRQKNGSPVNPLKVTFLGEPGLDTGALRKEFLSAMVAGIEKRLFEGDGEKGKMPKYLLNDLDDELFRAAGEIFAVSIAQGGPAPRYLQKWCYDFLVSGNLSADDVYDTTHSPLIQAIEEADDMTAHIQDIVDCGYTGKIDMEHKDSILRTI, encoded by the exons ATGTCATCATGTGGGTCAGATCTCAGGTGGACACCGATAAGACCTTTTGATTTATGTGTGTCTCAGGAGAATGTCGTGGAAAGAGGTCTTAAGATGTGGAAACGTCAAAAAAATGGCAGTCCAGTTAATCCCTTGAAAGTTACATTCCTGGGTGAGCCGGGGCTCGATACAGGGGCCCTAAGAAAAGAATTTCTGTCTG CAATGGTGGCTGGGATAGAAAAAAGACTTTTTGAAGGTGATGGTGAAAAGGGAAAGATGCCCAAATACTTGCTCAATGACCTGGATGATGAGCTCTTCAG GGCTGCAGGGGAAATTTTTGCAGTGAGCATAGCACAAGGAGGACCAGCACCACGGTACTTGCAAAAATGGTGTTACGACTTCCTTGTTTCTGGCAATCTTTCTGCTGATGATGTCTATGATACCACTCACTCACCACTGATACAAGCA ATTGAAGAAGCAGATGACATGACAGCCCACATCCAAGACATCGTGGACTGTGGCTACACAGGGAAAATAGACATGGAGCACAAAGACAGCATACTGAG GACAATTTGA
- the LOC141011151 gene encoding G2/M phase-specific E3 ubiquitin-protein ligase-like isoform X3, with protein sequence MENVVERGLKMWKRQKNGSPVNPLKVTFLGEPGLDTGALRKEFLSAMVAGIEKRLFEGDGEKGKMPKYLLNDLDDELFRAAGEIFAVSIAQGGPAPRYLQKWCYDFLVSGNLSADDVYDTTHSPLIQAIEEADDMTAHIQDIVDCGYTGKIDMEHKDSILRTI encoded by the exons atg GAGAATGTCGTGGAAAGAGGTCTTAAGATGTGGAAACGTCAAAAAAATGGCAGTCCAGTTAATCCCTTGAAAGTTACATTCCTGGGTGAGCCGGGGCTCGATACAGGGGCCCTAAGAAAAGAATTTCTGTCTG CAATGGTGGCTGGGATAGAAAAAAGACTTTTTGAAGGTGATGGTGAAAAGGGAAAGATGCCCAAATACTTGCTCAATGACCTGGATGATGAGCTCTTCAG GGCTGCAGGGGAAATTTTTGCAGTGAGCATAGCACAAGGAGGACCAGCACCACGGTACTTGCAAAAATGGTGTTACGACTTCCTTGTTTCTGGCAATCTTTCTGCTGATGATGTCTATGATACCACTCACTCACCACTGATACAAGCA ATTGAAGAAGCAGATGACATGACAGCCCACATCCAAGACATCGTGGACTGTGGCTACACAGGGAAAATAGACATGGAGCACAAAGACAGCATACTGAG GACAATTTGA